Proteins co-encoded in one Aspergillus fumigatus Af293 chromosome 6, whole genome shotgun sequence genomic window:
- the scw4 gene encoding putative cell wall glucanase (Scw4), with translation MRLKVNLLALLLAYRSAAHPHVGHRRNAEHDVKPKEQVIVWVDHAGHTIGIEHKHQTPTATFKSSPTELPLLPNTDNIIPDNPLPKLTVEVPELNTNRGPRFGITYSPYTSHGTCKTFDQINQDIEHLRHHAFIRIYGIDCDQTKLVTQASRQHGLKVFAGVFDLHNFPDSLHYIRDAATAAGGDWSIFHTIAIGNELVNKGQNKPADVVNAVNTARGILRGAGYQGPVVTVDTFSVMLQHPELCAASDYCAANCHAFFDNNQLPETAGEYALDKARRISAAAGGKKTVITESGWPHAGQPNGRAVPSPENQKKAIASLRKAFADDPDLVLFTAFDDLWKSDNQWTFGAERFWGIQDMGREREREQDRE, from the exons ATGAGACTCAAGGTCAACCTTCTGGCCCTGTTGTTGGCCTACCGATCTGCAGCGCACCCTCATG TTGGCCACCGTCGCAATGCCGAGCACGATGTCAAACCCAAGGAGCAAGTCATCGTTTGGGTCGATCACGCTGGACACACGATCGGTATTGAGCATAAGCATCAAACCCCTACTGCAACCTTCAAGAGC TCGCCCACGGAGCTGCCTCTGCTCCCAAACACCGACAATATCATCCCTGACAACCCCCTCCCCAAACTCACCGTCGAAGTACCTGAGCTGAACACAAACCGGGGCCCTCGCTTCGGCATCACCTACTCGCCTTACACCAGCCACGGCACCTGCAAGACCTTCGACCAGATAAACCAGGACATTGAGCACCTGCGCCATCACGCCTTCATCCGCATCTACGGCATCGACTGCGATCAGACCAAGCTCGTCACCCAAGCATCCAGACAGCACGGCCTAAAAGTCTTCGCAGGTGTCTTCGACCTCCATAACTTCCCCGACAGCCTGCATTACATCCGCGacgccgccaccgccgcagGAGGTGACTGGTCCATTTTCCAcaccatcgccatcggcAACGAGCTCGTCAACAAGGGCCAGAATAAACCAGCTGACGTCGTCAACGCCGTCAACACCGCCCGCGGCATCCTCCGCGGCGCAGGCTACCAGGGCCCCGTGGTCACAGTCGACACCTTTTCCGTGATGCTGCAGCACCCGGAACTCTGCGCCGCGTCCGACTACTGCGCCGCCAACTGCCACGCCTTCTTCGATAACAACCAGCTCCCCGAAACCGCGGGGGAGTACGCGCTCGACAAGGCCCGCCGCATCTCCGCTGCGGCGGGCGGGAAGAAAACGGTAATCACGGAGTCGGGGTGGCCTCATGCGGGCCAGCCGAATGGGCGCGCGGTGCCGTCGCCggagaaccagaagaaagcCATTGCGAGTCTGAGAAAGGCGTTTGCAGACGATCCGGACTTAGTCCTCTTCACTGCGTTTGATGACTTGTGGAAGTCGGATAATCAATGGACGTTTGGCGCGGAGCGGTTCTGGGGGATTCAGGATATGGGGCGCGAGCGGGAGCGTGAGCAGGATCGGGAGTAA
- a CDS encoding DUF2013 domain-containing protein, translating into MEFEVSLENEQQFWDELQEIVSTPCSTEDLIDNALRSYLSLATKYKDEYLNSPFEVSRCSYKLLASSIFTAHADYVRRQMIYGLLQEDDPDTLHLIVSFLLFDGRQHEESFRMMNEEGSFPRLLELLQLYKLKDGENQAALHRMLMDLLYEMSRIQRIRIEDLVLVDDDFIKGLFEIIEDLSYDASDPYHYPVIRVLLVFNEQFMISAHDPVVDKSSTPLTNKVIKVLAMHGNLYKTFGENIILLINREAETSLQLLTLKLLYLIFTTPSTYEYFYTNDLHVLVDILIRNLLDLPEEASALRHTYLRVLYPLLAHTQLKYPPHYKREELKKVLNILGRGQLSSGEGDLERILHFEEVDETTRRLVLRCATVEWLRNEESESHRESVASFDSTTDAVQTDAESGTPTSMEGSSPGALSPTRLCGSGSPKPDAHRKPSAVQRLGMHVEPASCSAISVQEVANQHEKPGVITPSRNDAHPTVNSSTTDTSATIKPKIKPEPPKSRRRRGRRIAEEEDNADKTPEGTASAASSPATASTSVTPLVDCGNSTSMSGLAPPVPAHLRRSASNPPPALPPPRRSSHPAVQAHPLSGNCSPLNSSPLNVPSVGKHGQKPEPPKARRWARGRHAHGDSADRSGKDMPMNGEILRESTAESNCGTVSVEEAVQKVSLES; encoded by the exons ATGGAGTTTGAGGTCTCCCTGGAGAACGAGCAGCAGTTCTGGGACG AACTTCAAGAGATTGTTTCCACTCCTTGCAGCACCGAGGACCTCATCGATAATGCGCTCCGATCTTATTTGAGTTTGGCTACAAAGTACAAAG ATGAATACCTCAACTCACCGTTCGAGGTCTCGCGCTGCTCATATAAATTACTCGCATCAAGTATCTTTACCGCCCATGCCGACTACGTTCGAAGGCAGATGATATATGGCTTATTGCAG GAGGATGATCCGGACACGCTACATCTGATCGTTTCGTTCCTTCTGTTTGATGGCCGGCAGCATGAGGAGTCCTTTCGGATGATGAATGAGGAGGGTTCATTCCCGCGATTGCTAGAGCTTCTGCAACTCTACAAATTAAAGGATGGGGAGAATCAGGCTGCACTTCATCGCATGCTGATGGACTTGCTGTATGAAATGTCGAGAATCCAGCGGATAAGGATTGAGGATCTTG TGCTTGTCGACGATGATTTTATCAAGGGCCTTTTCGAGATTATCGAAGATCTCTCCTACGATGCCAGCGACCCTTACCATTATCCGGTGATTCGCGTTTTG CTGGTTTTCAACGAGCAGTTCATGATTTCAGCGCATGATCCTGTGGTCGATAAATCGTCGACTCCCTTGACTaacaaggtcatcaaggTCTTGGCTATGCATGGAAATCTCTACAAGACGTTCGGCGAGAACATCattctcctcatcaacagaGAAG CGGAAACatctcttcagcttctcacGCTCAAGCTCCTATACCTCATATTTACAACCCCTAGTACTTATGAATACTTCTACACCAATGATCTTCATGTCCTGGTTGACATTCTTATTCGGAATCTTCTGGACTTGCCTGAAGAAGCATCTGCCCTACGCCATACCTACCTCCGCGTTCTCTACCCATTGCTCGCTCACACGCAGCTGAAGTATCCTCCCCACTACAAGCGCGAAGAACTCAAGAAAGTGCTCAATATCTTGGGCCGGGGCCAGCTATCAAGCGGTGAGGGCGACCTCGAGAGAATATTGCACTTTGAGGAAGTCGACGAAACCACGAGGAGACTAGTCCTCCGATGCGCAACAGTCGAGTGGTTGCGAAACGAGGAATCTGAATCACATAGAGAGAGCGTCGCCTCGTTTGACTCCACGACCGATGCAGTCCAGACGGACGCGGAGTCTGGTACTCCCACCAGCATGGAAGGCAGCTCCCCTGGGGCTCTATCACCCACCCGGCTTTGTGGATCGGGCTCTCCTAAGCCAGACGCGCATCGCAAGCCAAGCGCGGTACAGCGTCTCGGAATGCACGTGGAGCCAGCTTCATGCTCAGCTATCAGCGTGCAGGAAGTTGCCAACCAGCACGAGAAACCTGGCGTCATCACCCCTAGTCGCAATGACGCCCATCCCACAGTGAATTCTTCAACTACGGACACCAGTGCGACCATCAAACCTAAAATTAAGCCGGAGCCTCCCAAATCCCGACGCCGGCGCGGGAGACGCatcgccgaggaggaagacaatGCCGATAAAACCCCCGAGGGcacagcatcagcagcatcgAGTCCAGCCACGGCTTCCACATCTGTAACTCCTCTGGTCGATTGCGGAAACTCTACAAGCATGTCTGGTCTCGCTCCACCAGTCCCTGCACACTTACGTCGTTCCGCATCgaatcctcctccagccctGCCACCTCCTCGACGTTCGAGTCACCCGGCCGTCCAGGCTCATCCTCTCTCCGGCAACTGCAGCCCTCTGAATAGCAGTCCTCTGAACGTCCCCTCCGTCGGCAAACACGGCCAGAAACCTGAACCGCCGAAGGCACGTCGTTGGGCGAGAGGAAGGCACGCACATGGTGACTCCGCGGACAGGTCCGGGAAGGATATGCCGATGAATGGTGAAATCTTGCGCGAGTCGACGGCCGAATCGAACTGTGGGACGGTGAgcgtggaggaggcggttCAAAAGGTGTCGCTGGAGTCTTGA
- the lcbA gene encoding serine C-palmitoyltransferase subunit lcbA — protein sequence MDIQETQRLLSEYLHELANLFHRLPGSAIFLRYVKSSYQNDPIRSAVELFLFLFAVRYLLAPKYSTKPGVVKLSEDEIDDLVDEWTPEPLVGQPTALEEMEVEKRTVIVGPIGPKSKLSSGRTVMNLGSLNFYNFNTNEGLKEKAIQTLRNYGVGPCGPRGFYGTQDVHMKTEADVAAYLGTAACIIYSQAFSTISSVIPAFSKRGDIIVADKGVNFAIRKGIQISRSMVRWYEHNDLEDLERVLAKITKEQARKPLTRRFIITEGLFESYGDMVDLPKIIELKLKYKFRLILDETWSFGVLGRTGRGVTEHQNVDAAEVDMIVGSLAGPLVAGGGFCAGSEEIVHHQRISAAAYTFSAALPALLSTTASATINLLQNGPELVSQLREHTKAMWAQLDPRSDWVYCTSAPENPVMILVLKPEVVAAKRLTAEDQQYLLQDVVDECLANGVLISRLKSLDDNFEPKQIVPPALKVCITIGLTKKEIEKAGTIIRHAITKVVSKRK from the exons ATGGATATCCAGGAGACCCAACGCCTTCTTTCGGAATACCTCCATGAGCTCGCGAATCTATTTCACCGTCTACCAGGATCTGCGATTTTCCTGCGGTACGTGAAATCGAGCTATCAAAATGATCCGATCCGATCCGCCGTCGAATTATTCCTTTTCCTATTCGCAGTTCGCTATCTGCTCGCACCAAAGTACTCAACGAAACCCGGAGTTGTTAAACTTTccgaggatgagattgatgacCTTGTGGATGAATGGACGCCGGAGCCTCTTGTGGGACAACCCACAGCtctggaagaaatggaggtcGAGAAGCGGACGGTAATCGTTGG TCCGATCGGACCCAAGTCAAAACTGTCCAGCGGCCGTACGGTGATGAATCTTGGCTCTCTCAACTTCTATAATTTTAATACAAACGAGGGTCTCAAGGAAAAGGCAATCCAGACGCTCCGCAATTATGGGGTTGGCCCCTGTGGTCCCCGAGGATTTTACGGCACACAAGACGTGCACATGAAGACCGAAGCTGATGTTGCTGCCTATCTCGGCACAGCGGCTTGCATCATCTACTCCCAGGCATTCTCTACCATATCGAGCGTCATCCCAGCATTTTCAAAACGTGGAGATATTATCGTTGCTGACAAGGGTGTCAATTTCGCCATTCGGAAAGGCATTCAGATTTCGCGCAGCATGGTCCGGTGGTATGAGCATAACGATTTGGAAGACTTGGAAAGAGTTCTTGCAAAGATCACCAAAGAGCAAGCGAGAAAGCCCCTCACGAGAaggttcatcatcaccgaggGCCTTTTCGAATCGTATGGTGACATGGTCGATCTTCCCAAAATC ATTGAACTGAAACTCAAGTACAAATTCCGACTCATCCTCGACGAAACTTGGTCATTTGGCGTCTTGGGAAGGACCGGCCGAGGCGTCACTGAGCACCAAAACGTCGATGCGGCTGAAGTTGATATGATTGTGGGCTCGCTGGCCGGCCCACTCGTCGCTGGAGGCGGTTTCTGTGCTGGTTCTGAGGAAAttgtccatcatcaacgTATCTCTGCCGCGGCATATACATTTTCAGCGGCATTGCCTGCCCTTCTATCGACGACAGCCAGTGCCACGATCAACTTGCTTCAGAATGGCCCTGAACTAGTATCGCAGCTCAGGGAGCACACCAAAGCTATGTGGGCACAATTGGATCCTCGCAGTGATTGGGTGTATTGTACCAGCGCTCCTGAGAATCCCGTCATGATCCTTGTTTTGAAACCCGAGGTGGTGGCCGCGAAGAGACTTACTGCGGAAGACCAGCAATATTTGCTGCAGGATGTGGTTGACGAG TGCCTTGCGAATGGTGTCCTTATTAGCCGTCTCAAGTCTCTGGATGATAACTTTGAGCCGAAGCAAATTGTTCCTCCAGCGCTCAAGGTGTGTATCACCATCGGCTTGACGAAAAAGGAAATCGAAAAGGCCGGAACGATTATTCGCCATGCTATCACGAAGGTTGTGAGCAAGAGAAAGTAG